In Streptomyces sp. NBC_00878, a single window of DNA contains:
- a CDS encoding alpha/beta fold hydrolase — MVPFLLYEDKGTHASTSPPLVLIHGHPFDHTMWAPQVAAFSPDRRVIAPDLRGYGRSPVVPGVTPLATFAEDIAELLDDLGVREFALAGLSMGGQIVMECYRRFPERVRALVLADTFPAAESAVGRKSRNDMADRLLREGMRPYADEVLHKMVAPYADPDVAAHVHRMMTGTSPEGAAAALRGRAERPDYRELLTRVTVPTLVVVGEDDEYTPVADARAMHAAIPGSALHVIPRAAHMPNLEQPEAFNAAVAALLRRL; from the coding sequence ATGGTTCCCTTCCTCCTGTACGAGGACAAAGGCACGCATGCCTCAACTTCCCCGCCCCTTGTCCTGATCCACGGCCACCCGTTCGACCACACGATGTGGGCCCCGCAGGTGGCCGCCTTCTCCCCGGACCGCCGGGTGATCGCCCCTGACCTGCGCGGCTATGGCAGGTCCCCGGTGGTACCCGGGGTCACGCCGCTCGCCACCTTCGCGGAGGACATCGCGGAACTCCTCGACGACCTGGGCGTACGGGAGTTCGCGCTGGCGGGGCTGTCCATGGGTGGCCAGATCGTCATGGAGTGCTACCGGCGGTTTCCCGAGCGCGTCCGGGCGCTGGTGCTGGCGGACACGTTCCCGGCGGCCGAGAGCGCGGTCGGCAGGAAGTCCCGCAACGACATGGCCGACCGTCTGCTACGGGAGGGAATGCGCCCGTACGCCGACGAGGTCCTGCACAAGATGGTCGCCCCGTACGCCGACCCGGACGTGGCGGCCCATGTGCACCGCATGATGACGGGCACGTCCCCGGAAGGAGCGGCGGCGGCCCTGCGGGGGCGGGCGGAACGCCCCGACTATCGCGAACTGCTGACCCGCGTCACGGTTCCGACGCTCGTGGTGGTGGGCGAGGACGACGAGTACACGCCGGTCGCGGACGCGCGGGCGATGCACGCGGCGATCCCCGGCTCCGCCCTGCACGTCATCCCGCGAGCGGCCCACATGCCGAACCTTGAACAGCCGGAGGCGTTCAATGCGGCCGTGGCCGCGCTTCTGCGTCGCCTCTGA
- a CDS encoding PLP-dependent aminotransferase family protein produces MEDYRQIADRLAEEILSGRLKAGEQLPPQRVFARRRRIAGSTAGRVYGELVRRGLVVGEVGRGTFVRAAPVPSGRALTEGESEAETEIETGIGTGTATRGTSTATARVNLELNYPSVEGQSELLAGALVPLLRADVLAGATRTVPATGTAAAREAVAGLLAGAGWRPHPEQLLFAGNARQAIAGALASLVRPGGRVGVEELTYPLVKEIAARIGCVLVPLETDGEGLLPGAVTAAHRAAPLSALYVQPTLHNPTSVTMGDTRKRELADVVRELGLPVVEDRIWSFLHEEGVPFAAYAPERVHVVDGLSKRVAPGLTVGFLVVPEGRVAVVAGALRSGGWTAGRFALEAGTRWIQGGVVDRLVADRRADAARRQRVVAELLAGFAVCADPSAYYAWWELPSPWRADTFTAAAAARGIAVTPGPAFAVGARAAPDAVRLGLASVPVPVLGKALRTLRDVARGGP; encoded by the coding sequence GTGGAGGACTATCGGCAGATCGCCGACCGGCTGGCCGAGGAGATCCTCTCGGGGCGGCTCAAGGCCGGTGAACAACTGCCGCCGCAGCGCGTGTTCGCCCGGCGGCGGCGCATCGCGGGGTCCACCGCGGGGCGCGTGTACGGGGAGTTGGTACGGCGGGGCCTGGTCGTCGGGGAGGTCGGGCGCGGCACCTTCGTACGGGCGGCGCCGGTCCCGTCGGGGCGGGCCCTCACCGAGGGCGAGTCGGAAGCGGAGACGGAGATCGAGACGGGGATCGGGACCGGGACCGCGACGAGGGGGACGTCCACGGCGACGGCGAGGGTCAATCTGGAGCTCAACTACCCGTCCGTGGAGGGGCAGTCGGAGCTGTTGGCCGGCGCACTCGTGCCGTTGCTGCGGGCCGATGTGCTGGCGGGGGCGACCCGTACCGTTCCCGCCACCGGGACCGCCGCCGCCCGCGAGGCCGTCGCCGGGCTGCTGGCCGGGGCCGGGTGGCGGCCCCACCCGGAGCAGCTCCTCTTCGCCGGGAACGCGCGGCAGGCCATCGCGGGCGCGCTCGCCTCGCTGGTACGGCCCGGCGGGCGCGTCGGCGTCGAGGAGCTGACGTATCCGCTGGTCAAGGAGATCGCGGCGCGGATCGGGTGCGTGCTCGTGCCGCTGGAGACGGACGGTGAAGGGCTGCTGCCCGGCGCCGTCACGGCCGCCCATCGCGCGGCGCCGCTCTCCGCCCTGTACGTCCAGCCGACCCTGCACAATCCCACCTCGGTGACGATGGGGGACACACGCAAGCGTGAACTCGCCGATGTGGTGCGGGAGTTGGGGCTGCCCGTCGTGGAGGACCGGATCTGGTCCTTCCTCCACGAGGAGGGCGTGCCGTTCGCCGCGTACGCCCCCGAGCGCGTCCATGTCGTCGACGGGCTGTCCAAGCGCGTCGCGCCAGGGCTGACCGTCGGCTTTCTCGTCGTGCCCGAGGGGCGCGTCGCGGTGGTGGCGGGGGCGCTGCGGTCGGGCGGGTGGACAGCGGGACGGTTCGCGCTGGAGGCGGGGACGCGGTGGATCCAGGGCGGGGTCGTGGACCGGCTCGTCGCCGACCGGCGTGCGGACGCCGCCCGGCGGCAGCGGGTCGTCGCCGAACTGCTGGCCGGGTTCGCCGTATGCGCCGACCCGTCCGCGTACTACGCCTGGTGGGAGCTGCCATCCCCCTGGCGTGCGGACACCTTCACGGCCGCCGCGGCGGCGCGCGGGATCGCGGTCACGCCGGGGCCCGCCTTCGCGGTGGGGGCGCGGGCGGCGCCGGACGCCGTCAGGCTCGGGCTCGCGTCGGTTCCGGTGCCTGTGCTGGGGAAGGCGCTGCGGACGCTGCGCGACGTCGCGCGCGGTGGTCCATGA
- a CDS encoding ABC transporter permease, which translates to MSTATQPTNSAETADLAPVSTESLAALLVATERPPRPNAIQTSLTFGWRALLKIKHVPEQLFDVTAFPIMLVLMYTYLFGGALAGSPREYIQYLLPGILVMSVTMITMYTGLAVNIDIEKGVFDRFRSLPIWRPSTLVGYLLGDALRYTMASAVMLTVGLIMGFRPDGGFQGVLGGVVLLIIFSFAFSWVWTMFGLLLRTEKSVMGVSMMILFPLTFLSDIFVRPETMPGWLQAFVNNNPITHLASAVRGLMDGSWPTAEIAWSLGWAGLFVAIFGPVTMRLYNRK; encoded by the coding sequence ATGAGCACCGCGACCCAGCCCACCAACAGCGCTGAAACCGCCGACCTCGCACCGGTCAGCACCGAGAGCCTGGCCGCGCTGCTCGTCGCCACCGAGCGCCCGCCGCGACCGAACGCGATCCAGACGTCCCTCACCTTCGGCTGGCGGGCGCTCCTGAAGATCAAGCACGTGCCCGAGCAGCTCTTCGACGTGACGGCGTTCCCGATCATGCTGGTGCTGATGTACACGTACCTGTTCGGCGGGGCCCTGGCGGGCTCGCCGAGGGAGTACATCCAGTATCTGCTGCCCGGCATCCTCGTCATGTCCGTCACCATGATCACGATGTACACGGGCCTGGCGGTCAACATCGACATCGAGAAGGGCGTCTTCGACCGCTTCCGCTCGCTGCCGATCTGGCGCCCGTCGACGCTGGTCGGCTATCTGCTCGGGGACGCCCTGCGCTACACGATGGCGTCGGCCGTGATGCTGACAGTGGGCCTGATCATGGGCTTCCGCCCGGACGGCGGATTCCAGGGAGTGCTCGGCGGGGTGGTCCTGCTGATCATCTTCTCCTTCGCCTTCTCCTGGGTGTGGACGATGTTCGGCCTGCTGCTGCGCACGGAGAAGTCGGTGATGGGTGTCAGCATGATGATCCTTTTCCCGCTGACCTTCCTCAGCGACATCTTCGTCCGCCCCGAGACGATGCCCGGCTGGCTCCAGGCCTTCGTCAACAACAACCCGATCACGCATCTGGCCTCGGCGGTCCGCGGCCTGATGGACGGCTCCTGGCCGACCGCGGAGATCGCGTGGTCGCTGGGGTGGGCCGGGCTGTTCGTGGCGATCTTCGGCCCGGTGACGATGCGGCTCTACAACCGCAAGTAA
- a CDS encoding ATP-binding cassette domain-containing protein — MTSKNRTDHWAGPAIETAGLVKTFGDNRAVDGVDLRIEAGTVYGLLGPNGAGKTTTVRMLATLLRPDGGEAHVFGHDVVREADAVRTRVSLTGQYASVDEDLTGTENLVLLARLTGHSKKASYDRAAQLLDAFGLSEAAARQVKNYSGGMRRRIDIAASILNTPDLLFLDEPTTGLDPRSRNQVWEIVRAVVAQGTTVLLTTQYLDEADQLASRIAVIDKGKVIAEGTKGELKASVGAGAVHVRLRDAHQRPDAERVLRQALDADIQLEPDPVALTARVGNGSSNGAGAAEKASRALAELAHAGITVDNFSLGQPSLDEVFLALTGKSDHVQTSAQSPSQTQQQAQTKEATA, encoded by the coding sequence ATGACGAGCAAGAACCGCACCGACCACTGGGCCGGGCCGGCCATCGAGACCGCGGGTCTGGTGAAAACCTTCGGCGACAACCGCGCCGTCGACGGCGTCGACCTGCGCATCGAGGCCGGCACGGTGTACGGCCTGCTCGGTCCGAACGGAGCGGGCAAGACCACGACCGTAAGAATGCTGGCGACCCTCCTGCGCCCCGACGGCGGCGAGGCCCACGTCTTCGGCCACGACGTCGTACGGGAGGCGGACGCCGTACGGACCAGGGTGAGCCTCACCGGGCAGTACGCCTCGGTGGACGAGGACCTGACCGGCACGGAGAACCTCGTACTGCTGGCCCGGCTGACGGGCCACAGCAAGAAGGCCTCGTACGACCGCGCGGCCCAGCTCCTCGACGCCTTCGGCCTGTCGGAGGCGGCGGCCCGCCAGGTGAAGAACTACTCGGGCGGCATGCGGCGCCGTATCGACATCGCCGCGTCCATCCTCAACACCCCCGACCTGCTGTTCCTGGACGAGCCGACGACGGGCCTGGACCCGCGCAGCCGCAACCAGGTGTGGGAGATCGTCCGGGCGGTCGTCGCCCAGGGGACCACGGTCCTGCTCACCACCCAGTACCTGGACGAGGCCGACCAGTTGGCGTCCCGGATCGCCGTCATCGACAAGGGCAAGGTCATCGCCGAGGGCACGAAGGGCGAGCTGAAGGCGTCGGTCGGCGCGGGAGCCGTGCACGTACGGCTGCGGGACGCGCACCAGCGGCCGGACGCCGAGCGGGTGCTCCGGCAGGCCCTCGACGCGGACATCCAGCTGGAGCCGGACCCGGTGGCACTGACCGCCCGGGTCGGCAACGGCTCCTCGAACGGCGCCGGGGCCGCCGAGAAGGCGTCCCGGGCCCTCGCCGAACTCGCCCACGCGGGCATCACCGTCGACAACTTCTCCCTGGGCCAGCCGAGCCTGGACGAGGTCTTCCTCGCCCTCACCGGCAAGTCCGACCACGTACAGACGTCAGCACAGTCACCGTCGCAGACACAGCAGCAGGCGCAGACGAAAGAGGCCACGGCATGA
- a CDS encoding PP2C family protein-serine/threonine phosphatase, translated as MSGADPGSPARRQQLLRVRGRNVTWVPPLLLLVAIAVVDWNTSGEFRVISWIVLVPGIAAAICGVRATATFAVLALLAYIEVDASWPHQNQTGLPDFILVAVGGALATLACAVRVREERRMLHMRDVADTTRRTVLRPLPTPWGGLDHAAVYLAADSEARVGGDFYDIQPGPHGTRVLLGDVQGKGLPAVAAAAALLGTFRESAYHEASLAVVAERLEVRMGRHRHYVTDLGEDLDGDPERGLERFATAVLVAFPPPGSPGGHIEVVNFGHEPPLVAGPRGVRALPPGDGLPLGLAGLVGSGSGIPPVRTVPLAADETLLLVTDGVTEARDADGVFFPLRERVTQAVTTDPTTAHPAYLVELVREGTLHHSTDHVADDTTIFAIRQVT; from the coding sequence GTGAGCGGCGCGGATCCGGGCAGCCCCGCCCGACGGCAGCAGCTTCTCCGGGTACGCGGCCGGAATGTGACCTGGGTACCACCCCTGCTCCTGCTCGTGGCCATCGCGGTGGTCGACTGGAACACGTCGGGCGAGTTCAGGGTCATCTCCTGGATCGTCCTCGTACCCGGCATCGCGGCGGCGATCTGCGGAGTCAGGGCGACGGCCACCTTCGCCGTGCTCGCCCTCCTCGCGTACATCGAGGTGGACGCCTCCTGGCCGCACCAGAACCAGACCGGCCTGCCGGACTTCATCCTCGTCGCCGTGGGCGGAGCCCTGGCGACGCTGGCCTGTGCCGTACGGGTCCGGGAGGAACGGCGGATGCTGCACATGCGGGACGTGGCCGACACGACCCGCCGTACCGTGCTGCGCCCGCTGCCCACCCCGTGGGGAGGGCTGGACCACGCAGCCGTGTACCTGGCCGCCGACAGCGAGGCCCGCGTGGGTGGGGACTTCTACGACATCCAGCCCGGCCCGCACGGCACCCGGGTCCTCCTCGGCGACGTCCAGGGCAAGGGCCTGCCCGCGGTCGCGGCGGCCGCAGCCCTGCTCGGCACCTTCCGCGAGTCCGCGTACCACGAGGCATCCCTGGCCGTCGTCGCCGAACGGCTGGAGGTACGGATGGGCCGCCACCGGCATTACGTCACGGACCTCGGCGAGGACCTGGACGGCGACCCGGAGCGCGGCCTGGAGCGCTTCGCGACCGCCGTCCTCGTCGCGTTCCCTCCCCCGGGCTCCCCCGGCGGCCACATCGAGGTCGTCAACTTCGGCCACGAACCCCCGCTGGTGGCGGGCCCGCGCGGCGTACGCGCCCTGCCGCCCGGAGACGGCCTGCCGCTCGGCCTGGCCGGACTCGTGGGATCCGGTTCAGGGATCCCGCCGGTCCGCACCGTCCCCCTCGCCGCCGACGAGACCCTCCTCCTCGTCACGGACGGCGTGACCGAGGCCCGCGACGCCGACGGCGTCTTCTTCCCCCTCCGCGAACGCGTGACCCAAGCCGTCACCACCGACCCCACGACCGCCCACCCCGCCTACCTGGTGGAACTGGTCCGCGAAGGCACCCTCCACCACAGCACGGACCACGTGGCAGACGACACAACGATCTTCGCGATCCGTCAGGTCACGTGA
- a CDS encoding response regulator transcription factor — MSAPVSTAPAHLLVVDEDGVRATLTSSMEFLGFRVTGAATGRQALEVLSRHRPDLVLLDVNLPGIDGFEVCRTMRTRGHTMPVMFLTGRDEVDERVRGLDLGGDDFVTKPFELKELAARVRALLRRTSVPPAERHRLRAGGIRLDADTYEVWSAERPVRLTTTEFALLRYLMENPGRVLTRVQIQERVWHHRTEGSGSVDTYVYYLRRKLGDPGQALIRTVRGTGYLLATD, encoded by the coding sequence ATGTCCGCCCCTGTCTCCACTGCCCCCGCCCATCTCCTGGTCGTGGACGAGGACGGCGTGCGCGCCACGCTCACCTCGTCGATGGAGTTCCTCGGCTTCCGGGTGACCGGCGCCGCCACGGGCCGCCAGGCACTGGAGGTCCTCTCCCGCCACCGCCCCGACCTCGTACTGCTCGACGTCAACCTCCCCGGCATCGACGGCTTCGAGGTCTGCCGGACGATGCGGACGCGCGGGCACACGATGCCGGTGATGTTCCTCACAGGCCGCGACGAGGTCGACGAGCGGGTCCGCGGACTGGACCTGGGCGGCGACGACTTCGTCACCAAGCCCTTCGAGCTCAAGGAACTCGCGGCACGGGTCCGGGCGCTCCTGCGCCGCACCTCGGTCCCGCCGGCCGAACGCCACCGCCTGCGGGCCGGCGGCATACGGCTCGACGCCGACACGTACGAAGTCTGGTCCGCCGAGCGGCCGGTGAGACTGACGACCACCGAATTCGCCCTGCTGCGCTATCTGATGGAGAACCCGGGCCGGGTGCTGACCCGCGTCCAGATCCAGGAGCGCGTCTGGCACCACCGCACCGAGGGCTCGGGCAGCGTCGACACGTACGTCTACTATCTGCGCCGCAAGCTGGGCGACCCGGGACAGGCGCTCATACGGACCGTGCGCGGGACGGGCTATCTGCTGGCCACGGACTGA
- a CDS encoding amidohydrolase codes for MISPAARTALDLTADLPVPALEDLYRDLHRHPELSRHEHRTAARLSERLAKAGYETTEGIGGTGVVGLLRNGDGPTVLLRGDMDALPVAEETGLPYASETPGVMHACGHDLHVTWLTGAADALAAGRDTWNGTLLVVGQPAEETGEGAAAMVNDGLYERFPRPDVLLAQHAAPGPAGLYAHSPGLIMSASTDVDIVVHGVGGHGSRPEATVDPVVTAAYIVTRLQTVVSREIAAREPAVLTVGRIEAGTRHNIIPAEAHISLNLRTQSAEVRDRMLASIRRIVAGECAAAGCRREPTVTVGGSFPVTVNDADTDRRVAAVHGEVFGAGTVLDFGPVMGSEDFPMLAPGGLPYAYWFVTSTPAEVWDAAAAGAGGDLMEQLAAVPSNHSPQFAPDLSTVGPGVRTLVSGALEMFAR; via the coding sequence GTGATCTCACCCGCCGCACGCACCGCGCTGGACCTCACCGCCGACCTCCCGGTCCCCGCCCTGGAGGACCTCTACCGGGACCTGCACCGCCATCCCGAGCTGTCCCGGCACGAACACCGGACGGCCGCGAGACTCTCCGAGCGCCTCGCCAAGGCCGGGTACGAGACCACCGAGGGCATCGGCGGCACCGGCGTGGTCGGGCTGCTGCGCAACGGCGACGGGCCGACCGTCCTGCTGCGCGGCGACATGGACGCGCTGCCGGTCGCCGAGGAGACCGGCCTGCCGTACGCCTCCGAGACCCCCGGGGTCATGCACGCCTGCGGTCACGACCTGCACGTCACATGGCTGACCGGCGCCGCCGACGCGCTCGCCGCAGGCCGCGACACCTGGAACGGCACGCTCCTCGTGGTCGGCCAGCCCGCCGAGGAGACCGGCGAGGGCGCCGCCGCGATGGTCAACGACGGCCTGTACGAACGCTTTCCGCGTCCCGACGTGCTGCTCGCCCAGCACGCGGCCCCCGGCCCCGCCGGGCTGTACGCGCACTCGCCCGGACTGATCATGTCGGCCTCGACGGACGTCGACATAGTCGTGCACGGCGTGGGCGGGCACGGCTCCCGGCCCGAGGCCACCGTCGACCCGGTGGTGACGGCCGCGTACATCGTGACGCGTCTGCAGACCGTCGTCTCGCGCGAGATCGCCGCCCGTGAGCCCGCCGTGCTGACCGTCGGCCGGATCGAGGCGGGCACCCGGCACAACATCATCCCGGCCGAGGCGCACATCTCCCTCAACCTCCGTACGCAGTCCGCCGAGGTGAGGGACCGGATGCTGGCCTCGATCCGGCGGATCGTGGCGGGCGAGTGCGCGGCGGCGGGCTGTCGGCGCGAGCCCACGGTGACGGTCGGCGGCAGCTTCCCGGTGACCGTGAACGACGCCGACACCGACCGCCGGGTCGCCGCCGTGCACGGCGAGGTGTTCGGCGCGGGCACGGTCCTCGACTTCGGGCCCGTCATGGGCAGCGAGGACTTCCCGATGCTCGCCCCGGGCGGACTCCCGTACGCCTACTGGTTCGTGACGAGCACGCCCGCCGAGGTGTGGGACGCGGCGGCCGCCGGCGCCGGGGGCGACCTGATGGAACAGCTCGCGGCCGTGCCCAGCAACCACAGCCCGCAGTTCGCACCCGACCTGTCGACGGTCGGCCCGGGCGTACGGACTCTGGTGTCGGGAGCGCTGGAGATGTTTGCCCGATAA
- a CDS encoding TIGR03086 family metal-binding protein — translation MDEIELLSGVLSKTGDLIEGVEAGRLGAPTPCEEYDVETLVDHLVGWLLLFEARCHGREYEADPARHRSGADPAGEFRAAAAGLVAGWEKYGFDREVGVTGDSGLPAAMVLNMTLMEFAVHGWDLAVATGQPVPFTEREATEILARAEVTLPPQYRGEGMAFGEIVPVAETASATDRLAGFLGRDPARWEHRAL, via the coding sequence ATGGATGAGATTGAGCTGCTTTCTGGTGTTCTGTCCAAGACCGGCGACCTCATCGAAGGCGTCGAGGCCGGGCGGCTCGGTGCTCCGACGCCGTGCGAGGAGTACGACGTCGAGACACTGGTCGACCATCTCGTCGGCTGGCTGCTGCTGTTCGAGGCCCGCTGTCACGGCAGGGAGTACGAGGCCGACCCGGCGCGGCACCGGTCGGGGGCGGACCCCGCCGGTGAGTTCCGGGCCGCGGCGGCCGGGCTGGTCGCGGGGTGGGAGAAGTACGGCTTCGACCGCGAGGTGGGGGTGACCGGCGACAGCGGACTGCCCGCCGCCATGGTGCTCAACATGACGCTCATGGAGTTCGCGGTACACGGCTGGGACCTGGCGGTGGCCACGGGCCAACCCGTCCCCTTCACGGAGCGGGAGGCGACCGAGATCCTGGCCCGCGCGGAGGTGACGCTGCCGCCGCAGTACCGGGGCGAGGGCATGGCCTTCGGCGAGATCGTCCCGGTGGCCGAGACAGCTTCGGCCACGGACCGCTTGGCGGGCTTCTTGGGCCGCGACCCGGCTCGATGGGAGCACCGCGCCCTCTAG
- a CDS encoding helix-turn-helix domain-containing protein — MAERDDPGIIGRRVQQLRTERGLTQKQLAEPAYTPAYVSTLEAGRVRPSEEALRHIAERLGIAYEELATGRPARLATDLRLRLTDAQRTLATGEAEVAAEQYAALLAEAESHGLNAECAAALLGLGECALDTGDLVTARLRFEESEKRLADEPLPVRVPALRGRAVSHYLAGELRYSCYLLESALDELNRGGLHDPDALLLLYAAVIAPYMDMGAHARAATAAEYALALAPQVADPALLARMHRSVARTMIAEGRIAEADASLGKAAELYRQLQIRTELANCHWMRGYLHAQNGDMERAEGELREALAMHSAQRAALYTSQVAVELADVLHRRGKSDEAATLLHGVLGDLSSERGAVHSAAAHRLLGIIAEDARDTETAEEHYVRALSLLERAGAAGDLADLCRLLGDLLRRTGRIEAALDAYRTGLGHRTAPGTTTLGPAPAHPPL, encoded by the coding sequence ATGGCCGAGCGCGACGACCCGGGAATCATCGGGCGCAGAGTACAGCAGCTGCGTACGGAACGCGGGCTGACACAGAAGCAGTTGGCGGAACCCGCCTACACACCCGCGTACGTCTCCACGCTGGAGGCAGGCCGCGTACGCCCCTCCGAAGAGGCGCTGCGGCACATCGCGGAACGGCTCGGGATCGCCTACGAGGAGCTCGCCACCGGGCGGCCCGCCCGCCTGGCCACGGACCTGAGGCTGCGGCTCACCGACGCGCAGCGGACGCTGGCGACCGGCGAGGCGGAGGTCGCCGCCGAGCAGTACGCCGCCCTGCTCGCGGAGGCGGAGTCCCACGGACTGAACGCCGAGTGCGCCGCCGCGCTGCTCGGTCTGGGCGAATGCGCCCTGGACACAGGCGACTTGGTGACGGCCCGGCTGCGATTCGAGGAGTCCGAGAAGCGCCTCGCGGACGAGCCGCTGCCCGTCCGCGTCCCGGCCCTGCGCGGCCGGGCCGTCTCGCACTACCTCGCGGGCGAACTCCGGTACTCCTGCTACCTGTTGGAGTCCGCACTCGACGAGCTGAACCGCGGCGGGCTGCACGATCCGGACGCCCTGCTCCTGCTCTACGCGGCGGTCATCGCGCCCTACATGGACATGGGCGCCCACGCACGGGCCGCGACGGCGGCGGAGTACGCGCTCGCGCTGGCCCCCCAGGTCGCCGACCCCGCGCTGCTGGCCAGAATGCACCGGTCTGTCGCCCGCACGATGATCGCCGAGGGCCGGATCGCCGAGGCGGACGCCTCCCTGGGCAAGGCGGCGGAGCTGTACCGGCAGCTCCAGATCCGTACGGAACTCGCCAACTGCCACTGGATGCGCGGGTACTTGCACGCGCAGAACGGCGACATGGAGCGCGCGGAGGGCGAGTTGCGCGAGGCGCTGGCCATGCACTCCGCCCAGCGTGCCGCGCTCTACACCAGCCAGGTGGCCGTCGAACTCGCGGACGTGCTGCACCGGCGCGGGAAGTCGGACGAGGCTGCGACGCTGCTCCACGGCGTGCTCGGGGACCTGAGTTCGGAGCGCGGGGCCGTCCACTCCGCGGCAGCGCACCGGCTGCTCGGCATCATCGCGGAGGACGCCCGGGACACGGAGACGGCCGAGGAGCACTACGTACGCGCGCTCAGCCTCCTCGAACGGGCGGGCGCGGCCGGTGACTTGGCCGACCTGTGCCGTCTGCTGGGTGATCTGCTCCGGCGTACCGGGCGGATCGAGGCGGCGTTGGACGCGTACCGGACGGGGCTTGGGCACCGGACGGCACCGGGCACCACGACACTGGGCCCGGCACCGGCGCACCCGCCGCTCTGA
- a CDS encoding VOC family protein yields MPVSLHHIVIDAHDLPGLARFWAEALRWRILSEREREVVIGPDETAPVGICFMPVTDRKVVKNRLHLDLTSAADDREAEIERLLTLGARRVNVGQTGNESWTVLADPEGNEFCVIRPKQTLIS; encoded by the coding sequence ATGCCTGTCTCGCTGCATCACATCGTCATCGACGCCCACGACCTGCCCGGCCTGGCTCGGTTCTGGGCCGAGGCACTGCGCTGGCGGATCCTGTCCGAGCGGGAGCGGGAGGTCGTGATCGGGCCGGACGAGACCGCCCCGGTGGGGATCTGCTTCATGCCGGTGACGGACCGGAAGGTCGTCAAGAACCGCCTGCACCTCGATCTCACCTCCGCCGCGGACGACCGGGAGGCCGAAATCGAGCGCCTCCTCACCCTCGGCGCCCGCCGGGTGAACGTCGGCCAGACCGGCAACGAGTCGTGGACGGTACTGGCCGACCCGGAGGGAAACGAGTTCTGCGTGATCCGCCCGAAGCAAACCCTCATCAGCTAG